One window of the Brevundimonas goettingensis genome contains the following:
- the phnE gene encoding phosphonate ABC transporter, permease protein PhnE: MTAATVTPTPVPAAPSKSLGAWLLDLLVWGGIAVVLIGSFNAVELKNLGRVFTNSQDISTFAQELLKPDFSNWKLLVAQMWQTIQIALWGTFIAVFLAIPLGLAAARNIAPAWVVTPIRIFMNLLRSIPDLVIGLLFIVAVGLGPLAGVLAIALNTAGVLAKLFSEAVESIDKGPVEGVRATGASPLHEIFWGVLPQVGPLWTSFALYRFESNSRSATVLGLIGAGGIGQLLFESMGAFDYNQVSAIVIIVIVAVTLIDMLSQAMRKRLL; encoded by the coding sequence TTGACCGCTGCGACTGTCACGCCGACGCCAGTCCCGGCCGCCCCCAGCAAGTCATTGGGCGCCTGGCTGCTCGACCTGCTGGTCTGGGGCGGCATCGCCGTGGTCCTGATCGGCAGCTTCAATGCGGTCGAGCTCAAGAACCTCGGGCGGGTCTTCACCAACTCCCAGGACATCTCGACCTTTGCCCAGGAGTTGCTCAAGCCGGACTTCTCGAACTGGAAGCTGCTGGTCGCCCAGATGTGGCAGACCATCCAGATCGCGCTGTGGGGCACCTTCATCGCCGTCTTCCTGGCCATTCCGCTGGGTCTGGCCGCCGCGCGCAACATCGCCCCGGCCTGGGTGGTGACGCCGATCCGGATCTTCATGAACCTGCTGCGCTCGATCCCGGATCTGGTGATCGGCCTGCTGTTCATCGTCGCCGTGGGCCTGGGGCCGCTGGCCGGTGTCTTGGCCATCGCCCTGAACACCGCGGGCGTCCTGGCCAAGCTGTTCTCCGAGGCCGTCGAGTCGATCGACAAGGGGCCGGTCGAGGGCGTGCGCGCCACCGGCGCCTCGCCGCTGCACGAAATCTTCTGGGGCGTCCTGCCGCAGGTCGGGCCGCTGTGGACCTCGTTCGCCCTGTACCGGTTCGAATCCAACAGCCGCTCGGCGACGGTGCTGGGCCTGATCGGCGCCGGCGGCATAGGTCAGCTGCTGTTCGAAAGCATGGGCGCCTTCGACTACAACCAGGTTTCGGCCATCGTCATCATCGTCATCGTGGCGGTGACCCTGATCGACATGCTGTCCCAGGCGATGCGCAAACGCCTGCTCTGA
- a CDS encoding ATP-binding protein translates to MIASVVPHLACSLVLPVAMLMRGSPPLEAFQVFVAIMMVVVATLLTWRQLATTMAEVHRAQAEAIVANRAKSEFLTVMSHEIRTPLNGVLGMAQAMAADTLSGRQRERLEVVAQSGQALLAIVNDVLDLAKVEAGKVELENRPFDLEATIRQAEASFEAIALSKGLAFNSTVEPSAAGRYMGDALRLRQVLANLISNAVKFTDEGSITVAARREAGELVLVVEDTGPGCTPEQMGRLFRKFEQADVSTTRRFGGTGLGLSICSELTTLMGGSVQAEAVEPHGLRFVTRLPLEWLGGEDEAVAAVSVIQAEDEGRALRVLAAEDHPVNRQVLTVLLAQAGIVPTIVENGALAVEAWREGQWDLILMDVQMPVMDGPSATACIRAEEFAEGRDHTPIIALTANVMTHQIEDYRAIGMDAVVGKPIQMDELMRAMARVLEDNDVDAARSGALAAA, encoded by the coding sequence GTGATCGCATCGGTGGTCCCGCATCTGGCGTGTTCGCTGGTCCTGCCCGTCGCCATGCTGATGCGCGGTTCGCCGCCGCTGGAAGCCTTCCAGGTCTTCGTCGCCATCATGATGGTGGTGGTCGCCACCCTCCTGACTTGGCGGCAGCTGGCCACGACCATGGCCGAGGTCCATCGCGCCCAGGCCGAGGCCATCGTCGCCAACCGGGCCAAGAGCGAATTCCTCACGGTCATGAGCCACGAGATCCGCACCCCGCTGAACGGGGTGCTGGGCATGGCCCAGGCCATGGCCGCCGACACCCTGTCGGGCCGTCAGCGCGAGCGGCTCGAGGTCGTGGCCCAGTCGGGTCAGGCCCTGCTGGCCATCGTCAACGACGTTCTTGACCTGGCCAAGGTCGAGGCCGGAAAGGTCGAGCTGGAAAACAGGCCCTTCGATCTGGAGGCGACGATCCGCCAGGCCGAGGCCAGTTTCGAGGCCATCGCCCTGTCGAAGGGTCTGGCCTTCAACTCCACCGTCGAGCCCTCGGCGGCGGGCCGTTACATGGGCGACGCCCTGCGGCTGCGGCAGGTTCTGGCCAATCTGATCTCCAATGCGGTCAAGTTCACGGACGAAGGCTCGATCACCGTCGCGGCGCGGCGCGAGGCCGGCGAACTGGTGCTGGTCGTCGAGGACACCGGCCCGGGCTGCACGCCCGAACAGATGGGCCGGCTGTTCAGGAAGTTCGAACAGGCCGACGTCTCGACCACCCGCCGCTTCGGGGGCACGGGCCTGGGTCTGTCGATCTGCAGCGAGCTGACCACCCTCATGGGCGGATCCGTCCAGGCCGAGGCGGTCGAGCCCCATGGTCTGCGCTTCGTCACCCGCCTGCCGCTGGAATGGCTGGGCGGCGAGGATGAGGCCGTGGCCGCCGTTTCGGTCATCCAGGCCGAGGATGAGGGCCGCGCCCTGCGGGTGCTTGCCGCCGAGGACCATCCGGTCAACCGCCAGGTGCTGACCGTGCTTCTCGCCCAGGCCGGGATCGTGCCGACCATCGTCGAGAACGGCGCCCTCGCCGTCGAGGCCTGGCGCGAGGGTCAGTGGGACCTGATCCTGATGGATGTGCAGATGCCGGTCATGGACGGGCCGAGCGCCACCGCCTGCATCCGCGCCGAGGAGTTCGCCGAGGGTCGGGATCACACCCCGATCATCGCCCTGACCGCCAATGTCATGACCCATCAGATCGAGGACTACCGCGCCATCGGCATGGACGCCGTCGTGGGCAAACCGATTCAGATGGACGAGCTGATGCGCGCCATGGCCCGGGTGCTGGAAGACAACGACGTCGACGCGGCGCGGTCCGGAGCCCTGGCCGCGGCCTGA
- a CDS encoding Lrp/AsnC ligand binding domain-containing protein, with translation MAVETLDPVDRRLLKALQEDGRISNAELARRCNLSPAACFERVRRLRERGVITGYAALIDPGKVGRGLMIFVEVLLDRTTGDQFEAFAEMVRRQPEVLECHMVAGGFDYLIKARVGDMDAYRAFLGDVLTRMPGVRETRTYAVLEEVKSTTALPL, from the coding sequence TTGGCCGTTGAAACTCTCGATCCCGTCGATCGCCGCCTGCTCAAGGCGCTTCAGGAGGACGGTCGTATCTCCAACGCGGAACTGGCCCGGCGGTGCAATCTGTCGCCCGCCGCCTGTTTCGAACGCGTCCGTCGCCTCAGGGAGCGCGGCGTCATCACCGGCTATGCGGCCCTGATCGACCCGGGCAAGGTCGGACGCGGGCTGATGATCTTCGTCGAGGTCCTGCTGGACCGCACCACCGGGGATCAGTTCGAGGCCTTCGCGGAGATGGTGCGCCGCCAGCCCGAGGTGCTGGAGTGCCATATGGTCGCCGGCGGCTTCGACTATCTGATCAAGGCCCGGGTCGGGGATATGGACGCCTATCGCGCCTTCCTCGGCGACGTCCTGACCCGGATGCCCGGGGTGCGCGAGACCCGCACCTACGCCGTTCTCGAAGAGGTGAAATCGACCACGGCGCTGCCGTTGTAG
- the putA gene encoding bifunctional proline dehydrogenase/L-glutamate gamma-semialdehyde dehydrogenase PutA, with amino-acid sequence MTTPAPFNASAYAHWDTLDHGKFADEREAVAANLARVPLDAAGRRAVVDEATALVEHARQSQKKQGVVESFLQEFSLGTREGLALMCLAEALLRTPDEDTRDRLIAEKIGSADWASHLGQSDSLFVNASTWGLMLTGKLVDADEEAKTDLPGFLKRVAGRLGEPVIRQAVAAAVRIMGEQFVVGRTIEAALKRSNKEGWLCSFDMLGEGARTAADAERYERIYADAITAVGKTAKGQGPEVGHGVSVKLSALSPRYEATHEDRVWTELYPRILRLAKIAASYDINFTMDAEEADRLALSLKLLDRLANEPELGSWTGLGLAVQAYQKRGPEAIARIAQLAKTSGRRLMVRLVKGAYWDTEIKRAQVFGRTDYPVFTTKAATDLNYLVCARAMIDAAPHLYSQFATHNAHSLAAVHRMATASEVKIEFQRLHGMGEALYDAATDLFGAVTVRAYAPVGGHEDLLPYLVRRLLENGANSSFVHALLDERVPASAVAADPVTSVEQHPDRHAKIPTPQEMYMDRQNSLGRDYSQADVRARHTAALEKVDSEKLTSGPLIGGKLKAGINPTDVTNPFDRSQVLGHVSEASEADIDTAADLAARAQIDWDRQGGGKRAIVLRAMADALEAEMDRLVALLSREAGKTLNDGVAEVREAADFLRYYALLAERDFGGAETLKGPVGEVNQLILHGRGVFACISPWNFPLAIFTGQVAAALAAGNAVLAKPAEQTPLIAAEAVRLYHKAGLDADLLALVPGRGETVGAKLVSHPGVDGVAFTGGTDTASAINRSLAARPGAIIPFIAETGGLNAMFVDTTALREQVIDDVILSAFGSAGQRCSALRILYAPKDSADSLIEGLKGALAAQVVADPTDPATDIGPVIDAESHKALEAHVERLSKEAKIIARAALPEGASKGDLFAPAIAEIPTADFLEREVFGPVLHVYRYDPKDLKTVAGKLAARGYGLTLGVHSRIEAFAEEVVRRVPAGNVYINRSITGAVVGVQPFGGEGLSGTGPKAGGPNSLIRFASEKAISNNISAQGGDPALLNL; translated from the coding sequence ATGACCACGCCCGCCCCCTTCAACGCCTCCGCCTACGCCCACTGGGACACGCTGGACCACGGCAAGTTCGCCGATGAGCGCGAGGCGGTCGCCGCCAACCTGGCCCGCGTTCCGCTGGACGCCGCCGGCCGCCGCGCCGTCGTCGACGAGGCCACCGCCCTGGTCGAGCACGCCCGCCAGAGCCAGAAGAAGCAGGGGGTGGTCGAAAGCTTCCTGCAGGAGTTCTCGCTGGGCACCCGCGAGGGGCTGGCCCTGATGTGCCTGGCCGAAGCCCTGCTGCGCACCCCGGATGAAGACACCCGCGACCGGCTGATCGCCGAAAAGATCGGCTCGGCCGACTGGGCCTCGCATCTCGGCCAGTCCGACAGCCTGTTCGTCAACGCCTCGACCTGGGGCCTGATGCTGACCGGCAAGCTGGTGGACGCCGACGAAGAGGCCAAGACCGACCTGCCCGGCTTCCTCAAGCGCGTCGCCGGCCGTCTGGGCGAGCCCGTCATCCGTCAGGCCGTCGCCGCCGCCGTCCGCATCATGGGCGAGCAGTTCGTGGTCGGCCGCACCATCGAGGCGGCGCTGAAGCGGTCGAACAAGGAGGGCTGGCTCTGTTCGTTCGACATGCTGGGCGAGGGCGCCCGCACCGCCGCCGACGCCGAGCGCTATGAGCGGATCTACGCCGACGCCATCACCGCCGTGGGCAAGACCGCCAAGGGTCAGGGCCCCGAGGTCGGGCACGGCGTTTCGGTCAAGCTCTCGGCCCTGTCGCCCCGGTATGAGGCGACGCATGAGGACCGCGTCTGGACCGAACTCTATCCGCGCATCCTGCGGCTGGCGAAGATCGCGGCCTCCTACGACATCAACTTCACCATGGACGCGGAAGAGGCCGACCGCCTGGCCCTGTCGCTGAAGCTGCTGGACCGGCTGGCCAATGAGCCGGAGCTGGGATCGTGGACCGGCCTCGGCCTCGCCGTTCAGGCCTATCAGAAGCGCGGTCCCGAGGCGATCGCCCGCATCGCCCAACTGGCGAAGACGTCCGGCCGCCGCCTGATGGTCCGTCTGGTCAAGGGCGCCTATTGGGACACCGAGATCAAGCGCGCCCAGGTCTTCGGCCGCACCGACTATCCGGTCTTCACGACCAAGGCCGCGACCGACCTGAACTATCTGGTCTGCGCCCGCGCCATGATCGACGCCGCGCCGCACCTCTATTCCCAGTTCGCGACCCACAACGCCCATTCGCTGGCCGCCGTGCACCGGATGGCGACGGCGAGCGAGGTCAAGATCGAGTTCCAGCGCCTGCACGGCATGGGCGAGGCGCTGTATGACGCCGCGACCGACCTGTTCGGCGCCGTGACCGTGCGCGCCTATGCCCCCGTCGGCGGGCATGAGGACCTGCTGCCCTACCTGGTCCGACGCCTGCTCGAGAACGGCGCCAACTCCTCCTTCGTCCACGCCCTGCTGGACGAGCGGGTGCCGGCCTCCGCCGTCGCCGCCGACCCCGTCACCTCGGTCGAACAACACCCCGACCGCCACGCCAAGATCCCCACGCCCCAGGAGATGTACATGGACCGCCAGAACTCCCTCGGGCGCGACTATTCGCAGGCCGATGTCCGCGCCCGGCACACCGCCGCGCTGGAGAAGGTCGATAGCGAGAAGCTGACCTCCGGCCCGCTGATCGGCGGCAAGCTGAAGGCCGGGATCAACCCGACCGACGTCACCAATCCGTTCGATCGGTCGCAGGTTCTGGGACATGTCTCGGAAGCCTCGGAAGCCGACATCGACACGGCCGCCGATCTCGCCGCCCGCGCCCAGATCGACTGGGACCGTCAGGGCGGCGGCAAGCGCGCCATCGTGTTGCGCGCCATGGCCGATGCGCTGGAAGCCGAGATGGACCGTCTGGTTGCCCTGCTGTCTCGGGAAGCCGGCAAGACCCTGAACGATGGCGTCGCCGAGGTGCGAGAGGCCGCCGACTTCCTGCGCTACTACGCCCTGCTGGCCGAGCGCGATTTCGGCGGCGCCGAGACGCTGAAGGGTCCGGTTGGGGAGGTGAACCAGTTGATCCTGCACGGCCGCGGCGTCTTCGCCTGCATCAGCCCGTGGAACTTCCCCCTGGCCATCTTCACCGGGCAGGTCGCGGCCGCCCTGGCCGCCGGCAACGCCGTCCTGGCCAAGCCCGCCGAACAGACGCCCCTGATCGCCGCCGAGGCCGTGCGCCTGTATCACAAGGCCGGTCTGGACGCCGACCTGCTGGCCCTCGTGCCCGGTCGCGGCGAGACGGTGGGCGCCAAACTGGTTTCGCATCCGGGCGTCGACGGCGTCGCCTTCACCGGCGGCACGGACACGGCTTCGGCCATCAACCGGTCGCTGGCGGCCCGCCCCGGCGCCATCATCCCTTTCATCGCCGAGACGGGCGGCCTGAACGCCATGTTCGTCGACACGACGGCCCTGCGCGAACAGGTCATCGACGACGTCATCCTGTCGGCCTTCGGCTCGGCCGGCCAGCGCTGCTCGGCCCTGCGCATCCTCTATGCGCCGAAGGATTCGGCCGACAGCCTGATCGAGGGGCTGAAGGGGGCGCTGGCCGCCCAGGTCGTCGCCGACCCGACCGACCCGGCCACCGACATCGGCCCGGTCATCGACGCCGAGAGCCACAAGGCGCTGGAGGCCCACGTCGAGCGGCTGTCGAAGGAGGCGAAGATCATCGCCCGTGCGGCCCTGCCGGAAGGCGCGTCGAAGGGCGACCTGTTCGCCCCGGCCATCGCCGAAATCCCGACCGCCGACTTCCTGGAGCGCGAGGTCTTCGGCCCGGTCCTGCACGTCTATCGCTATGATCCGAAGGATCTGAAGACGGTCGCCGGCAAGCTGGCCGCGCGCGGCTATGGCCTGACGCTGGGCGTCCATTCGCGCATCGAGGCCTTCGCCGAGGAGGTCGTGCGTCGCGTCCCGGCCGGCAATGTCTACATCAACCGCTCGATCACCGGCGCGGTCGTCGGCGTGCAACCGTTCGGCGGCGAGGGCCTCAGCGGCACCGGCCCCAAGGCCGGCGGCCCCAACAGCCTGATCCGCTTCGCCTCGGAGAAGGCGATCTCGAACAACATCTCCGCCCAGGGCGGCGACCCGGCGCTGTTGAACCTGTAG
- a CDS encoding GFA family protein — protein MTHPVKHTGGCLCGALRYEAEGEPLYAGYCFCTDCRKASGSGFIPFLGLAAAGVRLIGPVQSHTSTGAHGGPATRNMCPTCGGLVFGGEVGVSDSYTFYAGSLDDSSSFKPTVAIFNARRPAWVPCPGAGGASGQSVPGRGVMMSSPSRLRWGGGAAPLGDVTEGAPTSASRPRG, from the coding sequence ATGACCCACCCCGTCAAACACACCGGCGGCTGCCTCTGCGGGGCGCTGCGTTATGAGGCGGAGGGCGAGCCCCTCTATGCCGGCTATTGCTTCTGCACGGATTGCCGCAAGGCCTCGGGTTCGGGCTTCATTCCGTTTCTGGGGCTGGCGGCGGCGGGGGTGCGGCTGATCGGGCCGGTGCAGTCCCACACCTCGACCGGGGCCCACGGCGGTCCGGCGACGCGCAACATGTGCCCGACCTGCGGCGGTCTGGTCTTCGGCGGCGAGGTGGGGGTCAGCGACAGCTATACGTTCTACGCCGGATCGCTGGACGACTCTTCGAGCTTCAAACCGACGGTCGCCATCTTCAACGCCCGCCGCCCCGCCTGGGTCCCCTGCCCGGGGGCTGGAGGTGCATCAGGGCAATCCGTTCCGGGGCGTGGAGTTATGATGTCCTCTCCATCGCGCTTGCGATGGGGAGGTGGCGCGGCGCCGCTTGGCGACGTGACGGAGGGGGCTCCTACTTCGGCCAGCCGCCCGCGCGGCTGA